The following coding sequences are from one Candidatus Binataceae bacterium window:
- a CDS encoding PDZ domain-containing protein: MTVGASESKPASRQAASASSIPAGGDQTLVIPPAANPEQQPAPGEQQEPAPEEPSAPQPDIGSDNSPLPADLPPEPRRGPLPYLGVGVMYTVSSADGQQVNALKVISVDPGSPAARAGLNIGTPASTIGASTQTAGQLLGPLDAALRPLLAKSGQLGTDGDLIVAIDDHRITAATDLRDRLAQLHPGDVIYLTVLRQQRDGSYKTVKLPATLGFPPNVGKAAAAR, encoded by the coding sequence ATGACGGTCGGCGCGAGCGAGTCGAAGCCCGCCTCCCGACAGGCGGCGTCTGCAAGCAGCATCCCCGCTGGCGGCGATCAGACGCTGGTCATCCCGCCAGCGGCGAATCCAGAGCAACAGCCTGCCCCCGGTGAACAGCAGGAGCCCGCGCCAGAGGAACCGAGCGCGCCGCAGCCGGACATCGGCTCGGACAACTCTCCTTTGCCGGCCGACCTGCCGCCGGAACCCCGTCGCGGACCGCTGCCCTATCTGGGCGTGGGCGTGATGTACACGGTCTCGTCTGCCGACGGACAGCAGGTAAACGCGTTGAAGGTGATCAGCGTCGACCCCGGCAGTCCGGCGGCGCGCGCCGGGCTTAACATCGGCACGCCCGCGTCCACCATCGGCGCGAGCACACAGACTGCGGGCCAGCTGCTGGGGCCGTTGGACGCGGCGCTGCGGCCGCTGCTCGCGAAATCCGGTCAGCTCGGCACCGACGGCGATCTGATCGTCGCGATCGACGACCATCGCATCACCGCCGCCACCGACCTGCGCGACCGGCTCGCCCAGCTCCATCCGGGCGACGTCATCTACCTCACCGTGCTGCGCCAGCAGCGCGACGGTTCCTACAAAACGGTCAAGCTGCCGGCGACGCTCGGCTTCCCACCCAACGTGGGCAAGGCCGCCGCGGCGCGCTAG